In Zingiber officinale cultivar Zhangliang chromosome 3B, Zo_v1.1, whole genome shotgun sequence, a single window of DNA contains:
- the LOC121968184 gene encoding uncharacterized protein At1g66480-like, translating to MGNSLGGKRKKIAKVMKVDGTTLRLKPPAQAASVLRDHPGYTLLDAEEVKRLGVHAPALEPEAQLLPGSLYFLAELPRAPSHRSARRAWSGALHVGAKERLESLRLSRRTMSDLSVPVAGSGLQSPIAAAEETKDGGLRLKMKLPKAQVERLMQESKDPAEAARRIMELCAARESAATTPSSAMSSPEPATPTLRTSRTPSTPRTEKRTRFVALPDEIIA from the exons ATGGGGAACAGTTTGGGCGGGAAGAGAAAGAAGATAGCCAAGGTGATGAAGGTGGACGGCACCACCCTGCGGCTGAAGCCGCCGGCGCAGGCCGCCTCCGTGCTGCGCGACCACCCGGGCTACACCCTGCTCGACGCCGAGGAGGTCAAGCGCCTCGGCGTCCACGCGCCGGCGCTTGAACCGGAGGCGCAGCTACTGCCCGGGAGCCTCTACTTCCTCGCGGAGCTCCCCCGGGCGCCGAGCCACCGCTCGGCGCGGCGCGCCTGGTCGGGCGCGCTCCATGTCGGCGCCAAGGAGCGGCTCGAGAGCCTCCGTCTCTCCCGCCGCACCATGTCGGACCTCTCCGTTCCCGTCGCCGGCTCCGGCCTCCAGTCGCCGATCGCCGCGGCGGAGGAGACCAAGGACGGCGGGCTCcggttgaagatgaagcttccgAAGGCGCAGGTGGAGAGGCTGATGCAGGAGAGCAAAGACCCCGCGGAGGCCGCCCGGAGGATCATGGAGCTCTGCGCCGCCAGAGAAAGCGCTGCCACGACGCCCTCGTCAGCCATGTCCTCCCCGGAGCCGGCGACCCCGACGCTGCGCACCTCGCGCACCCCGAGCACTCCACGCACGGAG AAGAGAACGAGGTTCGTGGCGTTGCCGGATGAGATCATCGCATGA
- the LOC122056323 gene encoding actin-histidine N-methyltransferase-like, whose protein sequence is MATLAAAKVLTAVFDLAVSSSATSFAQRRRLMCRAAASRLVPHPPDLVRWVRREGGFVHPNITVSDRGPYGLGVVATGDIQPGSELIALPSHLPLFFERCPHNDDGGCHSTLMQLALRIPDELWSMRLGLRLLQERAAVDSFWWPYISNLPETYSVPIFFSGDDIKNLQYAPLTHQVNKRCRFLLEFEKEIKLMLDNVSPRDHPFAGQDVNSSSLGWAMSAVSSRAFRLHGEVLSNDKKDIPMLLPLIDMCNHSFIPNARIFQEQNTNSQNMSIKVVADMQIKQDMPVLLNYGCLSNDIFLLDYGFVIPSNPHDHVELKYDESLLDATSLAAGISCSSFVSPADWQQEMLSRLNLWGDQAFRKVHLGGPGLIDGRLLAALRTLLSDDKETAEKHKFETLMTLSDDFPLGVSTEISALRMVIALCVVALESFPTKIMEDEAILKKEISNSTKLAVQFRMQKKLMIIDVMRKLTQKVKVLAKLGSSAQG, encoded by the exons ATGGCGACCTTGGCGGCTGCCAAGGTCCTTACCGCGGTCTTCGATCTTGCCGTCTCCTCCTCCGCCACTTCTTTCGCTCAGCGCCGCCGACTAATGTGCCGCGCCGCCGCTTCCCGCCTCGTTCCCCATCCGCCTGATCTCGTCCGTTGGGTCCGCCGCGAGGGTGGCTTCGTCCATCCCAACATCACGGTTTCCGATCGCGGGCCATACGGTTTAGGAGTCGTAGCAACCGGAGATATTCAGCCAGGGTCGGAACTCATTGCCCTACCCAGTCATCTTCCCCTTTTCTTCGAGCGGTGCCCGCATAACGATGATGGTGGCTGTCATTCCACTCTGATGCAACTGGCTCTACGGATTCCAG ACGAACTATGGTCAATGAGGTTGGGCTTGAGACTTCTCCAGGAAAGGGCAGCTGTTGATTCCTTCTGGTGGCCATACATCAGTAACTTGCCAGAAACTTATAGCGTACCTATTTTCTTCAGTGGGGATGACATAAAAAATCTACAGTATGCTCCACTAACTCATCAG GTAAATAAGAGATGCCGTTTTCTTCTGGAATTTGAGAAAGAGATAAAACTTATGCTTGACAATGTTTCTCCAAGAGATCACCCCTTTGCAGGCCAAGATGTAAATTCATCATCTCTTGGCTGGGCAATGTCAGCAGTATCTTCTCGAGCCTTCAGGTTGCATGGTGAAGTTCTTAGCAATGACAAGAAAGACATTCCAATGCTGCTTCCGCTCATTGATATGTGCAACCACAGCTTTATACCTAATGCTCGAATTTTTCAGGAACAAAACACAAACTCTCAAAATATGTCTATAAAG GTTGTAGCTGACATGCAAATAAAGCAGGATATGCCAGTATTGCTCAACTATGGATGTTTAAGCAATGATATTTTCCTTCTGGATTATGGTTTTGTGATACCGTCGAACCCACATGATCATGTAGAACTGAAATATGATGAGAGTCTTCTTGATGCTACTAGTTTAGCGGCTGGAATTTCCTGTTCAAGCTTTGTATCTCCGGCTGATTGGCAACAGGAGATGTTATCCCGTTTAAATTTATGGGGAGATCAAGCTTTCCGCAAG GTGCATTTGGGCGGGCCTGGACTGATTGACGGCCGTTTGTTAGCTGCCCTAAGAACACTCCTCTCGGATGACAAAGAAACTGCAGAAAAACACAAGTTTGAAACTCTCATGACACTCTCAGATGATTTTCCTTTGGGAGTCTCGACCGAGATTTCCGCTCTTCGAATGGTAATTGCTCTCTGCGTAGTCGCACTGGAATCTTTCCCCACGAAGATAATGGAGGACGAAGCCATTCTGAAAAAGGAAATATCCAATTCAACCAAGTTGGCTGTCCAGTTTAGGATGCAAAAGAAGTTGATGATTATAGATGTTATGCGTAAACTCACTCAGAAGGTTAAGGTGTTGGCCAAGCTAGGATCGAGTGCTCAAGGGTAG
- the LOC122056322 gene encoding alpha,alpha-trehalose-phosphate synthase [UDP-forming] 6-like has protein sequence MASKSYSNLLELASGESSSLGRISRGIPRVVTAPGIVPDLDDSDDDDNASSERSSLSLPRDRTIIVANQLPIRAQRHPENHSWSFSLDQDSLLLQLNDSMSGHADMEFVYVGCLREEIPVPEQDEVSQTLLESFRCVPVFLPGDLRSRFYHGFCKQQLWPLFHYMLPLSPDLGGRFDRSLWQAYVSVNKIFADMILEVINPDDDFVWVHDYHLMVLPTFLRKRFNKVKLGFFLHSPFPSSEIYRTLPVREELLRALLNADLIGFHTFDYARHFLSCCSRMLGLSYESKRGYIGLEYYGRTISIKILPVGIHMGQLGSVLSRPETEAKVAELTEQFNGRGQVMLLGVDDMDIFKGISLKLLAFEQLLVQHREWQGRVVLVQIANPARGRGKDVREVQAESYAMAKQINGAFGLPGYKPVILIDKPLQFYERMAYYVAAECCLVTAVRDGMNLIPYEYIVARQGNDNLDKVLGSSRASVVPKKSMLVVSEFIGCSPSLSGAIRVNPWNIDAVADAMDSALEMGEAEKHLRHEKHYRYVSSHDVGYWAKSFLQDLERTCKEHSRKRSWGIGFGLKFRVVALDLNFRKLSMEHIVSAYRRTSSRAILFDYDGTLMPQTSIYKCPNAKSIEILNTLCRDKNNLVFLVSAQSRSTLSSWFSPCENLGIAAENGYFFRLRRNAEWEACIPVADHSWKQIAEPVMKLYTETTDGSTIDNKETALVWNYEDADPDFGSCQAKELLDHLESVLVNEPVSVKSGTNIVEVKPQGVNKGLVARRLLSAMRERDLLPDFILCIGDDRSDEDMFEVIASAVPSSSLSPAAEVFACTVGRKPSKAKYYLDDTAEIVRLMQGLASVSDQTPGSQIPLGH, from the exons ATGGCGTCGAAATCTTACTCTAATCTGCTGGAGTTAGCCTCCGGCGAGTCCTCTTCCCTTGGGCGGATCAGCCGCGGCATCCCCCGGGTGGTGACGGCACCCGGCATAGTTCCAGACCTTGATGATTCCGACGACGACGACAATGCATCTTCCGAGCGATCGTCCCTGTCGCTGCCGCGTGACCGCACCATCATCGTCGCCAACCAGCTTCCTATCCGCGCCCAACGTCACCCGGAGAACCACAGCTGGAGCTTCTCCTTGGACCAAGACTCCCTCCTCCTCCAGCTGAACGATAGCATGAGCGGGCATGCGGATATGGAGTTTGTATACGTGGGCTGCCTTCGCGAGGAAATCCCAGTTCCCGAGCAAGACGAGGTTTCTCAGACACTGCTCGAATCCTTCAGATGCGTGCCTGTCTTCCTCCCGGGGGATCTACGCTCTCGGTTCTACCATGGCTTCTGCAAGCAGCAGCTATGGCCTCTCTTCCACTACATGCTCCCGCTGTCGCCCGACCTCGGCGGCCGATTCGACCGCAGCTTATGGCAGGCCTACGTATCAGTCAACAAGATCTTCGCCGACATGATCCTTGAGGTGATCAATCCGGACGACGATTTCGTCTGGGTTCACGACTACCATCTCATGGTCCTTCCGACTTTCCTAAGGAAGCGGTTCAACAAGGTGAAGCTTGGATTTTTCTTGCACAGCCCTTTCCCTTCCTCCGAAATCTACAGAACGTTGCCGGTAAGGGAGGAGCTTCTACGAGCTCTGCTGAATGCCGACCTAATCGGATTCCACACGTTTGACTACGCACGCCATTTCTTATCCTGTTGCAGTCGAATGCTCGGCCTCAGTTACGAATCCAAGCGAGGGTACATCGGATTGGAGTATTATGGCCGCACAATTAGCATCAAGATACTGCCTGTCGGGATTCATATGGGTCAGCTTGGCTCTGTGTTAAGCCGTCCAGAGACAGAGGCCAAGGTTGCAGAGCTCACCGAGCAGTTCAATGGTAGAGGCCAAGTAATGCTGCTAGGAGTCGACGACATGGATATATTCAAGGGAATCAGCTTAAAGCTTTTGGCTTTCGAGCAGCTCCTCGTGCAACACCGAGAGTGGCAGGGAAGAGTGGTTCTTGTTCAGATTGCGAATCCAGCGAGGGGACGAGGGAAGGATGTGCGAGAAGTACAGGCCGAGAGCTATGCAATGGCGAAGCAAATCAATGGAGCTTTTGGATTGCCTGGCTACAAGCCTGTCATACTGATCGATAAGCCACTCCAATTTTATGAGAGGATGGCTTACTATGTGGCTGCCGAGTGCTGTCTGGTGACAGCAGTTAGGGATGGAATGAATCTCATACCTTATGAGTACATTGTAGCTCGGCAGGGGAACGATAACCTGGATAAGGTTTTAGGCTCGAGCCGTGCCAGTGTCGTCCCGAAGAAGAGCATGCTTGTTGTATCAGAATTCATCGGCTGTTCTCCTTCGCTTAGTGGGGCAATTCGGGTGAATCCTTGGAACATTGATGCAGTGGCTGATGCCATGGACTCTGCCTTAGAAATGGGTGAAGCCGAGAAACACTTACGGCACGAGAAACACTACAGATATGTGAGCTCGCACGATGTCGGGTATTGGGCCAAGAGCTTTTTGCAAGATCTTGAGAGAACTTGCAAGGAGCATAGCCGAAAGAGGTCTTGGGGAATTGGGTTTGGTTTGAAGTTCAGAGTTGTGGCTCTGGACCTCAACTTCCGAAAGCTTTCTATGGAGCATATTGTCTCCGCATACAGGAGAACCAGTTCTAGAGCCATCCTTTTTGATTACGACGGTACTCTGATGCCGCAGACATCCATCTACAAGTGCCCGAACGCCAAGTCTATCGAAATTTTGAACACATTGTGTCGCGACAAGAACAATCTGGTCTTTCTAGTGAGTGCACAGAGCCGAAGCACCTTGAGCAGCTGGTTTTCTCCTTGTGAGAATCTTGGAATTGCAGCAGAGAATGGCTATTTCTTTAG GCTAAGGAGAAATGCGGAATGGGAAGCATGTATTCCAGTGGCAGATCATAGCTGGAAGCAAATTGCCGAACCTGTGATGAAGTTGTATACTGAAACAACCGACGGTTCGACCATCGACAACAAGGAAACTGCACTTGTTTGGAATTATGAGGATGCAGATCCGGATTTCGGGTCTTGCCAAGCTAAGGAACTCCTGGATCATCTCGAGAGTGTGCTTGTCAACGAACCTGTGTCTGTGAAGAGTGGGACAAACATTGTCGAAGTTAAACCACAG GGTGTGAATAAGGGTTTAGTGGCTCGACGACTACTCTCTGCGATGAGGGAGAGGGACCTGTTACCGGACTTCATTCTCTGCATAGGTGATGATCGGTCCGACGAGGACATGTTTGAAGTGATTGCCAGTGCCGTGCCTAGTTCCTCATTGTCGCCGGCTGCTGAAGTATTTGCTTGCACAGTCGGTCGGAAACCAAGCAAAGCCAAGTACTACCTCGACGACACAGCAGAGATTGTTAGGCTGATGCAGGGTCTGGCTTCTGTTTCGGATCAAACTCCAGGGAGCCAAATTCCATTGGGACACTGA
- the LOC122056325 gene encoding uncharacterized protein LOC122056325 isoform X2: protein MAAVATQLLCSSSFTAAPRMTSIHRGDLSSFWLGSSSKIGLFPPPRDRSVRLLLPPPNASAPARGAEMFDPELRLVFELATDAELVELEHILFGPSFFSPLLKSITRKQEFSFTMDDEYIEEREDFIEHLESRFLYLAADARSTLRGWRPSYKNILLNVKRKLGVRCSSKLSTEDLEVEIFLHLLSEYSSEEIDPVSFPSLDRKLPSNHGSLEVGISKWKVLALGALKGGAKELQNVFVKGCGMLTMARIFQLGGQLAAIKLEAKTAELIARQGLARAATRYAGIRSAMMLLGPIFLLQHVGDISGRRCHPNAGYRLCSNSSSNLCICTDPAHSNKWLELERVIANLISGNCSWICGTTKSAMDGIILY, encoded by the exons ATGGCGGCCGTCGCCACTCAACTCCTCTGCTCGTCCTCTTTCACTGCGGCACCCAGGATGACCTCGATTCACAGAGGAGATCTTTCTTCTTTCTGG CTCGGGAGTAGCAGCAAAATTGGTCTCTTTCCACCCCCTCGTGATCGAAGTGTCCGTCTCCTTCTGCCTCCTCCCAACGCCTCGGCCCCCGCCCGAGGAGCAG AGATGTTTGACCCGGAACTGAGATTGGTGTTTGAACTCGCTACGGATGCTGAACTAGTTGAGCTGGAACATATTCTATTTGGTCCGAG CTTCTTTAGTCCCCTATTAAAATCtataacaagaaaacaagaatttAGTTTTACAATGGATGATGAATATATCGAAGAACGTGAAGATTTTATAGAGCACCTAGAGTCACGGTTCTTGTACCTTGCAGCAGATGCACGCTCAACTTTAAG AGGTTGGAGACCTTCCTACAAGAATATCTTGCTTAATGTGAAAAGAAAACTTGGAGTTCGTTGCTCAAGTAAATTGTCAACAGAAGACCTTGAAGTAGAAATTTTTCTCCATTTACTAAGTGAATACTCAAG TGAAGAGATCGATCCTGTTTCATTTCCATCACTTGACAGAAAACTCCCAAGTAATCATGGAAGTCTTGAAGTTGGAATAAGTAAATGGAAGGTTCTTGCTCTTGGAGCATTAAAAGGTGGAGCAAAAGAGCTTCAAAATGTTTTTGTGAAG GGATGTGGAATGCTAACTATGGCAAGGATATTTCAGTTG GGCGGACAATTGGCAGCTATCAAGCTGGAGGCAAAAACAGCTGAGCTAATTGCAAGACAG GGTTTGGCTCGAGCTGCAACTAGATATGCTGGAATTAGAAGTGCAATGATGCTCCTAGGACCAAT ATTCCTTCTGCAGCATGTGGGGGACATTTCTGGCAGACGTTGCCATCCAAATGCTGGGTACCGATTATGCTCGAATTCTTCGAGCAATCTATGCATTTGCACAG ATCCGGCTCACTCGAACAAATGGCTAGAGCTCGAACGAGTAATTGCAAACTTAATTTCTGGTAATTGTTCATGGATTTGTGGGACAACAAAGTCAGCAATGGATGGAATCATATTGTATTAG
- the LOC122056325 gene encoding uncharacterized protein LOC122056325 isoform X1, whose protein sequence is MAAVATQLLCSSSFTAAPRMTSIHRGDLSSFWLGSSSKIGLFPPPRDRSVRLLLPPPNASAPARGAEMFDPELRLVFELATDAELVELEHILFGPSFFSPLLKSITRKQEFSFTMDDEYIEEREDFIEHLESRFLYLAADARSTLRGWRPSYKNILLNVKRKLGVRCSSKLSTEDLEVEIFLHLLSEYSSEEIDPVSFPSLDRKLPSNHGSLEVGISKWKVLALGALKGGAKELQNVFVKGCGMLTMARIFQLLARKFSGKLLLEVANYEIKHEIVKKGGQLAAIKLEAKTAELIARQGLARAATRYAGIRSAMMLLGPIFLLQHVGDISGRRCHPNAGYRLCSNSSSNLCICTDPAHSNKWLELERVIANLISGNCSWICGTTKSAMDGIILY, encoded by the exons ATGGCGGCCGTCGCCACTCAACTCCTCTGCTCGTCCTCTTTCACTGCGGCACCCAGGATGACCTCGATTCACAGAGGAGATCTTTCTTCTTTCTGG CTCGGGAGTAGCAGCAAAATTGGTCTCTTTCCACCCCCTCGTGATCGAAGTGTCCGTCTCCTTCTGCCTCCTCCCAACGCCTCGGCCCCCGCCCGAGGAGCAG AGATGTTTGACCCGGAACTGAGATTGGTGTTTGAACTCGCTACGGATGCTGAACTAGTTGAGCTGGAACATATTCTATTTGGTCCGAG CTTCTTTAGTCCCCTATTAAAATCtataacaagaaaacaagaatttAGTTTTACAATGGATGATGAATATATCGAAGAACGTGAAGATTTTATAGAGCACCTAGAGTCACGGTTCTTGTACCTTGCAGCAGATGCACGCTCAACTTTAAG AGGTTGGAGACCTTCCTACAAGAATATCTTGCTTAATGTGAAAAGAAAACTTGGAGTTCGTTGCTCAAGTAAATTGTCAACAGAAGACCTTGAAGTAGAAATTTTTCTCCATTTACTAAGTGAATACTCAAG TGAAGAGATCGATCCTGTTTCATTTCCATCACTTGACAGAAAACTCCCAAGTAATCATGGAAGTCTTGAAGTTGGAATAAGTAAATGGAAGGTTCTTGCTCTTGGAGCATTAAAAGGTGGAGCAAAAGAGCTTCAAAATGTTTTTGTGAAG GGATGTGGAATGCTAACTATGGCAAGGATATTTCAGTTG TTGGCTAGGAAATTTTCTGGTAAGCTGCTATTGGAAGTTGCTAACTACGAGATAAAGCATGAAATAGTTAAGAAG GGCGGACAATTGGCAGCTATCAAGCTGGAGGCAAAAACAGCTGAGCTAATTGCAAGACAG GGTTTGGCTCGAGCTGCAACTAGATATGCTGGAATTAGAAGTGCAATGATGCTCCTAGGACCAAT ATTCCTTCTGCAGCATGTGGGGGACATTTCTGGCAGACGTTGCCATCCAAATGCTGGGTACCGATTATGCTCGAATTCTTCGAGCAATCTATGCATTTGCACAG ATCCGGCTCACTCGAACAAATGGCTAGAGCTCGAACGAGTAATTGCAAACTTAATTTCTGGTAATTGTTCATGGATTTGTGGGACAACAAAGTCAGCAATGGATGGAATCATATTGTATTAG
- the LOC122056325 gene encoding uncharacterized protein LOC122056325 isoform X5: MRNFFSPLLKSITRKQEFSFTMDDEYIEEREDFIEHLESRFLYLAADARSTLRGWRPSYKNILLNVKRKLGVRCSSKLSTEDLEVEIFLHLLSEYSSEEIDPVSFPSLDRKLPSNHGSLEVGISKWKVLALGALKGGAKELQNVFVKGCGMLTMARIFQLLARKFSGKLLLEVANYEIKHEIVKKGGQLAAIKLEAKTAELIARQGLARAATRYAGIRSAMMLLGPIFLLQHVGDISGRRCHPNAGYRLCSNSSSNLCICTDPAHSNKWLELERVIANLISGNCSWICGTTKSAMDGIILY, translated from the exons ATGAGGAA CTTCTTTAGTCCCCTATTAAAATCtataacaagaaaacaagaatttAGTTTTACAATGGATGATGAATATATCGAAGAACGTGAAGATTTTATAGAGCACCTAGAGTCACGGTTCTTGTACCTTGCAGCAGATGCACGCTCAACTTTAAG AGGTTGGAGACCTTCCTACAAGAATATCTTGCTTAATGTGAAAAGAAAACTTGGAGTTCGTTGCTCAAGTAAATTGTCAACAGAAGACCTTGAAGTAGAAATTTTTCTCCATTTACTAAGTGAATACTCAAG TGAAGAGATCGATCCTGTTTCATTTCCATCACTTGACAGAAAACTCCCAAGTAATCATGGAAGTCTTGAAGTTGGAATAAGTAAATGGAAGGTTCTTGCTCTTGGAGCATTAAAAGGTGGAGCAAAAGAGCTTCAAAATGTTTTTGTGAAG GGATGTGGAATGCTAACTATGGCAAGGATATTTCAGTTG TTGGCTAGGAAATTTTCTGGTAAGCTGCTATTGGAAGTTGCTAACTACGAGATAAAGCATGAAATAGTTAAGAAG GGCGGACAATTGGCAGCTATCAAGCTGGAGGCAAAAACAGCTGAGCTAATTGCAAGACAG GGTTTGGCTCGAGCTGCAACTAGATATGCTGGAATTAGAAGTGCAATGATGCTCCTAGGACCAAT ATTCCTTCTGCAGCATGTGGGGGACATTTCTGGCAGACGTTGCCATCCAAATGCTGGGTACCGATTATGCTCGAATTCTTCGAGCAATCTATGCATTTGCACAG ATCCGGCTCACTCGAACAAATGGCTAGAGCTCGAACGAGTAATTGCAAACTTAATTTCTGGTAATTGTTCATGGATTTGTGGGACAACAAAGTCAGCAATGGATGGAATCATATTGTATTAG
- the LOC122056325 gene encoding uncharacterized protein LOC122056325 isoform X4, which produces MAAVATQLLCSSSFTAAPRMTSIHRGDLSSFWLGSSSKIGLFPPPRDRSVRLLLPPPNASAPARGAEMFDPELRLVFELATDAELVELEHILFGPSFFSPLLKSITRKQEFSFTMDDEYIEEREDFIEHLESRFLYLAADARSTLRGWRPSYKNILLNVKRKLGVRCSSKLSTEDLEVEIFLHLLSEYSSEEIDPVSFPSLDRKLPSNHGSLEVGISKWKVLALGALKGGAKELQNVFVKGCGMLTMARIFQLGGQLAAIKLEAKTAELIARQGLARAATRYAGIRSAMMLLGPIMWGTFLADVAIQMLGTDYARILRAIYAFAQIRLTRTNG; this is translated from the exons ATGGCGGCCGTCGCCACTCAACTCCTCTGCTCGTCCTCTTTCACTGCGGCACCCAGGATGACCTCGATTCACAGAGGAGATCTTTCTTCTTTCTGG CTCGGGAGTAGCAGCAAAATTGGTCTCTTTCCACCCCCTCGTGATCGAAGTGTCCGTCTCCTTCTGCCTCCTCCCAACGCCTCGGCCCCCGCCCGAGGAGCAG AGATGTTTGACCCGGAACTGAGATTGGTGTTTGAACTCGCTACGGATGCTGAACTAGTTGAGCTGGAACATATTCTATTTGGTCCGAG CTTCTTTAGTCCCCTATTAAAATCtataacaagaaaacaagaatttAGTTTTACAATGGATGATGAATATATCGAAGAACGTGAAGATTTTATAGAGCACCTAGAGTCACGGTTCTTGTACCTTGCAGCAGATGCACGCTCAACTTTAAG AGGTTGGAGACCTTCCTACAAGAATATCTTGCTTAATGTGAAAAGAAAACTTGGAGTTCGTTGCTCAAGTAAATTGTCAACAGAAGACCTTGAAGTAGAAATTTTTCTCCATTTACTAAGTGAATACTCAAG TGAAGAGATCGATCCTGTTTCATTTCCATCACTTGACAGAAAACTCCCAAGTAATCATGGAAGTCTTGAAGTTGGAATAAGTAAATGGAAGGTTCTTGCTCTTGGAGCATTAAAAGGTGGAGCAAAAGAGCTTCAAAATGTTTTTGTGAAG GGATGTGGAATGCTAACTATGGCAAGGATATTTCAGTTG GGCGGACAATTGGCAGCTATCAAGCTGGAGGCAAAAACAGCTGAGCTAATTGCAAGACAG GGTTTGGCTCGAGCTGCAACTAGATATGCTGGAATTAGAAGTGCAATGATGCTCCTAGGACCAAT CATGTGGGGGACATTTCTGGCAGACGTTGCCATCCAAATGCTGGGTACCGATTATGCTCGAATTCTTCGAGCAATCTATGCATTTGCACAG ATCCGGCTCACTCGAACAAATGGCTAG
- the LOC122056325 gene encoding uncharacterized protein LOC122056325 isoform X3 produces MAAVATQLLCSSSFTAAPRMTSIHRGDLSSFWLGSSSKIGLFPPPRDRSVRLLLPPPNASAPARGAEMFDPELRLVFELATDAELVELEHILFGPSFFSPLLKSITRKQEFSFTMDDEYIEEREDFIEHLESRFLYLAADARSTLRGWRPSYKNILLNVKRKLGVRCSSKLSTEDLEVEIFLHLLSEYSSEEIDPVSFPSLDRKLPSNHGSLEVGISKWKVLALGALKGGAKELQNVFVKGCGMLTMARIFQLLARKFSGKLLLEVANYEIKHEIVKKGGQLAAIKLEAKTAELIARQGLARAATRYAGIRSAMMLLGPIMWGTFLADVAIQMLGTDYARILRAIYAFAQIRLTRTNG; encoded by the exons ATGGCGGCCGTCGCCACTCAACTCCTCTGCTCGTCCTCTTTCACTGCGGCACCCAGGATGACCTCGATTCACAGAGGAGATCTTTCTTCTTTCTGG CTCGGGAGTAGCAGCAAAATTGGTCTCTTTCCACCCCCTCGTGATCGAAGTGTCCGTCTCCTTCTGCCTCCTCCCAACGCCTCGGCCCCCGCCCGAGGAGCAG AGATGTTTGACCCGGAACTGAGATTGGTGTTTGAACTCGCTACGGATGCTGAACTAGTTGAGCTGGAACATATTCTATTTGGTCCGAG CTTCTTTAGTCCCCTATTAAAATCtataacaagaaaacaagaatttAGTTTTACAATGGATGATGAATATATCGAAGAACGTGAAGATTTTATAGAGCACCTAGAGTCACGGTTCTTGTACCTTGCAGCAGATGCACGCTCAACTTTAAG AGGTTGGAGACCTTCCTACAAGAATATCTTGCTTAATGTGAAAAGAAAACTTGGAGTTCGTTGCTCAAGTAAATTGTCAACAGAAGACCTTGAAGTAGAAATTTTTCTCCATTTACTAAGTGAATACTCAAG TGAAGAGATCGATCCTGTTTCATTTCCATCACTTGACAGAAAACTCCCAAGTAATCATGGAAGTCTTGAAGTTGGAATAAGTAAATGGAAGGTTCTTGCTCTTGGAGCATTAAAAGGTGGAGCAAAAGAGCTTCAAAATGTTTTTGTGAAG GGATGTGGAATGCTAACTATGGCAAGGATATTTCAGTTG TTGGCTAGGAAATTTTCTGGTAAGCTGCTATTGGAAGTTGCTAACTACGAGATAAAGCATGAAATAGTTAAGAAG GGCGGACAATTGGCAGCTATCAAGCTGGAGGCAAAAACAGCTGAGCTAATTGCAAGACAG GGTTTGGCTCGAGCTGCAACTAGATATGCTGGAATTAGAAGTGCAATGATGCTCCTAGGACCAAT CATGTGGGGGACATTTCTGGCAGACGTTGCCATCCAAATGCTGGGTACCGATTATGCTCGAATTCTTCGAGCAATCTATGCATTTGCACAG ATCCGGCTCACTCGAACAAATGGCTAG